The Epinephelus fuscoguttatus linkage group LG7, E.fuscoguttatus.final_Chr_v1 DNA window GGTTTTATGACACACTGAGAATGCACTCGTGCAAAGCAAACATTACAAACATGTTGTCCTGGAAATTATTTACTTTCTCTCCTTAACTGTATGCACTGCTTATAAACTATTCTGTTCTGATCTACCAATATTAATGTACAGCCCTTAAGTCTGCTCAGCATAGACAGAAAAGGTCCATCAGGGAAATAGATTTTCCACaagatttttttattgtcaaaacTTTGGTATTTGTGGTGCTACATAGATTTCTGTTAGTGtactgagttgttttttttttctggaggtATTTGTATTATGACATTGCTTGATCTTAACTGTAATGCTGATGGATGTCTGGAGAAatccactgtaaaaaatgaGGAATCCCTAAAGAGATCTTAAGGCATGTAGGAATGCTTTCAAAAAGAAAAGTCCTGAGTTTGTCTATATTGATCTGCTGCACTTAACTTCACATTTGCGCTTTAGTTTTTCCAGGCCTCTGTGAGCTTCATGAGGTCTGATTATGTCAGATTTACTTTTCCCAAATAAGCTGTCAAAATAGTACACATCCTTTAGGAGAATTTTCCCATGAAAGACCTGGAGACACTTGAGGTTTAGAAAAGCAAATAGAAAaagctttaaaggaatactatgCAAGATTGTCAGATACTGTTCATAAACATGCTTGCCgacaaaagtgaaagtaaaagccaaccccatcTTCAAccttgtttggcattttgttcTGCTATATATCAGTTCTTTACAGcgctgacctcacctgagcgttGTGGGGGTACAAGCCCataaacatcccaaacacagagAATAAGAAGGAGATAAGAAAAAACAGACAggtctgcagaaaaatacactgccacacaatTCTAGTGGGTCAGAAGTCACGACTGAGAGGGATTAGTTCtttatgagtctatacattgttttttaggaaaatccttcATACTGTATCTTTGAGGAAATCTTGTACATGTTGATTTACAATGTTTATCTGTTTGTACATCATGTCTCCCCTCTGTCTGTGCCCACAGATCAacagtaatgatgatgatggggtGCTGGTGGGAAACTGGGGAGAGATTACAGATGGGGTTCATCCAGGAACATGGATTGGCAGTGCGGACATTCTGTACCAGTGGGCGGAGAGTGGGCCTGTCCGCTATGGCCAATGTTGGGTCTTTGCTGCTCTCGCATGCACAGGTTGGGCATAGTGCGAAGTGCATGAAAGTCTTGGTTTGACTCTGTGGATTAATTTGCTGTTAAACTGAAAGGTTTTATCTACACATGCTGACGTGCACAGAGTTATTGTGTTTTACATAGATGATAGTCACATGTTGTGTTGACATTTTGCTATTTTAACAGAAAGATAGAAAGTTAATTTGAACTTATAATAAACCAGCTGCATGCCATCACTCATCCTGAGGCAATATAGAAACAATTAATTGAACGGATACAGCACcaacaacactgctgctgctgctgctgctgcatttctCTCCTAAAACACACCATCTGTCTCATCCCAGTCACTTCCTCCAGTCCACCTTCACTGCCTCACAATCTTTATCAAAACCCTAAATTAAGGATCTAATCTCATGGCTTTGAAGCCCACTTCACCACGTGACATTTCTgtgtaatgtttttattgtgagtcTTTGATGACAGTTGCTTTCTCCAGCATGTAACTTTAGTTAGCCAGTATGATGTAGTGTGgctctttttcctcctccagTGTCCCGTGCCCTGGGCATTCCATGTCGAGTGGTTACTAACTTTGGATCGGCTCACGATACTGACGCCAACCTGATCATAGAAAACCTGTATGATGAAGACGGTGTGAGAATTCCTGGAGGTGATTCGATATGGTGAGTGTGTGGTTATGGTTATGTTCTATTATACTACtatattattttacaaattgAAACAACAATGATAATGGTATTGTCCTTTATATGACTATTTTAACCAGGAACTTCCACGTTTGGGTGGACAGCTGGATGGCTCGCCCTGATCTTGGGTCAGAGTTTGACGGTTGGCAAGCCAGCGACCCAACCCCACAGGAAACAAGCGATGGTAAACTCTGAACTTAATGTTTAAAGTTGAACACTTTATTAAGAGTCCACCTACAGATAGTTTGTAGCGCAAGTGTAATATTTCAACATCTTATTATTTGAGATTCAACTattcagctgttttgttttattctgtaaATGTTTCACAGATTAAATATATATGTCAGAATTTATGAACACACCTATAGATTCTCAGAATGATTTCGTTAAACTATTTGCTTAACCTATGCAGTATAGGTTGAGAGAAATGTTCAGGTTAAACTAAAATAATCTAAGAATTAATTTCCCTGCAGCCTTAGCAGAGCAGTTACAGAACAAAGAGAATAATAAACACTTAATGAGAACTGACTCTAACTGCAGCAAAACTGCTACAAAGATGGGTCACTGTCAGCTGCAAACTAAGTCACAATATTTAACCACGGTGGTTAGTTTCAGTTTCGGACAATGGTCACAGATTTGATGTAAAGTGTTATGACCAAACTTGTGACAGCTTGTGTTTGGCATGTTCACATGACACATCTTGAGACTGTTGTCCatgacactgtaaaaaaaaaacaaaaaaaaacaggtcaccACAAATGTAACGATTTTGTTTTCAGTAATGCACCTGACACAGATGATGTGGCACCGCAGTCTGTAAAATATACCATGGTTTTCAGGGGAAGTTACTTTACAGGGAGGGGGGCTGACTGACTGTGAGCACTTCCACGTGGGTTACACAACCAAACACCACAATACTGCCAACTAAAGTAGGGCATAGAGTACTCTGTAGAGTGACGTACCATATTATACAGCACATTGGCACAAATAAGACACAGGTAGGTCAAATAGCAAAACAGCCTCGACACATACAAATGTATGAGCATTAAACTGAAATACAGAGCACACCAAGCTGCGTATATGGGGTGGAGTCCCCATCAACAAAGGTTGAAGTTATCCATGACATGCAGATATAATTTATCTGTTCAATTAAGACATCAAATGCAAGGGTCGTGTACCAACAAACCATCAGTAGCCTGACTTCACACATGATCAGTGATGATGAAAATAcagagaaatagaaatacaaggCAAAAATAGTACATTGTTAACATTTTAAAGACCCCACCAAAATTTTACAAAATTGCGTCCCCAAAATACTTAGCATTACTGGCttattttaatctgttttgCCTCTTGAATGATTTGCATGGCTTAAATCTAGGCATTGTGTGTCTGACTCCTGCTGAAATGAACCCTTTCCGTCTCTGGATGTGTTATGCTTTCAGGTGTTTTCTGTTGTGGACCGTGCCCTGTGAAGGCCATCAGGGAAGGAGAGCTGACCAAGGAGTATGATGCTCCCTTTATTTTCGCTGAGGTGAGTGTTTGTTGAGCCTTTCAGTAACATtttaaagagaaacacacagaaattgCACATCGAGTACATTTAAGTTGTAATCTATTGACTACTGGTTTTACTTGGTGTCCAAGTTAGAGGTTTTACTTAACGAGCCAAGCTGACCCACCTAACAGAGACAGCTTAATTTTGCGCTCTGATGCATATTTTTAGACACAGTGCGTTTGAGCATATGTGTATATAAGGTTGAATAAAGTGCTTGTCAGAAATTGCAAGACTGTTTAATCATTGTAATGTCTTTATAATCAGCATTAGTTCATGTCATCTCATGTTGTGTGTGGAGTCAGGTCAATGCAGATGTTGTGGAATTGGTGCAGTTGACAAATGGAGAATTTGTCAGGTTCAGTGGATCAACTAAATCTGTTGGACGAAACATCAGCACCAAAACTGTGGGCTCAGATGAAAGACACGACATCACACACCAGTACAAGTATCCAGAAGGTATAGAGTCACATGTCCGCACTCACACACGGCTCCATTTGCATGTTTAACATTTCAATTAAAACACTGTCCATTGAAATAAATTAGTGATTTGGAGTCAGTGTGCTACTGTTACATTATGCTCCTTTTACTGTAACCACAGACACACGTACTGTATCTCACTCAATTAAAAGACGTGGGCTTGTTGCATGGATCCATGTCTATCAAATCTATATGATGATAGTTATGAAGGAGACCACCTGTACTCAACATGTGTGCATGACTTTTCTGTTATTCTGATGGTTTTCAGGCTCAAAGGAGGAGAGGCGGGTATATGAGAAGGCTAAACACCACAATAAGCTACAGCAGCGAGGGGAAGAGCCAGGGCTTCATATCAAGGTGTTTTTTGTACTCTTCATACAGGTGGTAGATACACATCATAGAAAAGATCTTAAACTCTACAGTAACGCATTTGCACAAATTAAACTTCTTCCGTGTGCCATACATGTCAGAGAACTAAAGTGGCTGAggcaaaatgcaaatggccctatctacagccagtgtttggtttgtccactctgggctactgtagaaaaacatggCAAACTCTGTTGGAGAGGACCTAGATATAAATAACTCTttctaaggcaacaaaaacccagccattcttattttcagatgattatagaTATTTATAAtggatgcctctaaatcctactcactggacctttaaaactttACATACGAGGTGATTCAGTTCAGTCTATGCCTGACATGCAGATTCGTGGGTTGAAAGAACAGAAACATTATTTATCATGTCAAAGGGAACTGTGAAATAATGCCAAAAATGCATACTGGGCAAGAAAGAGGAACAACAGTCACAGGTTGAAAATAACCCAGACTGGTATGACAGGCATACAGTATACGTGTGGTTGTTAAATACTGTTAACTGGCATATAACCTGATATGAAATAAGTTTCTTTAAGTTGTAAatagatgaatggatggatgattaAATGGAAACCTAGTCAATCCTTAATTAATTGTTCGGTCTATGCTGCATTTGCTTTGAAATTAATTTGACCATAATAATTTTTCTCTAATATTCTGTTCCACATATCACAGAATCAATCTTTTCAACATACTTAAGAACTACCTGCGTATACTTAGAAATATTAAATACAATAATTCATTGATATTATTGTATAGTCCATGAACTAAGCAAATCATCTCATAATTCTAATTTAAGATCAAACTAGCTGATAACATGATCGTGGGCGCGGACTTTGAGGTGCACGCTATCCTCACCAACAACTGCTTCGATACGAGGACCTGCACCTTCCTGTTCTTGGCCAAAGCTGTCACCTACAATGGAAAAGAGGGAGACTGCTGCGGAATCACTTCAGACAAAGTGGAGGTGCCCTCTGGTGGAGGTCAGCTCTGATCTTTGCACGACACCAAGAATTATCTGACCATCTGTCACAGATCCCATTCTTGTGCTGAAATTGCATAGAAATTGTATTAGTATCCAAATAAATATGTACACaatgtatgtgttttttcagAAAAGCGCCTGTCTCTCAGACTGGAGTATGACCGTTATGGACCAGCGATCACCTCCGACAGGTTGATCCAGCTGTCGGCCATCACCATCGACAAGCAGATTACAAACTACCATAAGGTTGAGAAGACCATTGTGCTGGATGAGCCAGACTTAGAGATCAAGGTAAGGGCAATGGGCAggtgaaagaaattaaaatcaGAATCTGGTTCATTGCCACGTAGGTTTTCACAAACAAAGAAGTAGCTTTGGTGTTTTAGTCCATAGACAAagatacataaatatacaatagaaataattttaacaaaaatatttaaaagataCTATTTGAAAATATGCACAGTATAACTGTTtgaaattaaagaaataaaatgtattgatGAGAAATAAAATGCTCTATAGTGTTATATTTTAGAAAAACCCATTgtgaacaaataaattattttacatCCTGGCCAAAACAGAACTTGACAAGGAAGACTTCAGCACACCTGAGCTCAAAATGAAGTagacatgaaacaaaaacatggtgcATGGTGGGTTTATATTACTACttctctgtctgtttatctgctCTTGTTGAGTCTGTTATGTCCTTCTGTTTCTCAGTCATATTTGGACCACTGCAACTCCAGTTGGCATTTTGtaaaagtaatttattaatattattattattttaaggtCTATGAGGGGGTTTTATATTTGCCAGGTGGAGGCTTAAGTAGTATGTATGCTATTAGGCTATTAGGTCTAGTGATGTGGGCAGCCCAGAGGACCAAATACTATTTTGTTGCTTCACTAAAggtttgtggggttttttttttaggtgattaGTGCTCCTATCAGGGGAGGGGATGACTCTGTCTGTTGCAAAGATGGAGTTTCTAATACAATACTTTTTGCCTTTTACTGGTCTCTATCTGGTTACAGTTTGTATTTTGTAAACCACTGTAAACTTTAGCCCTGTCCTTTATGTTAAATCATTCTTATTTGGCTTTGACCATGAACCACTGAAACATATTACATGacataacaaaataactgaaatactcaaacttaaaggtatactgtgcaggattgtcGGTTACTCTATGTAAACACGCTCTTCAGcagaagtgaaagtaaaagccaaccccataTTCTCTCTCTTTTGGCATTTCGCCTActatatctgtgttttttttggcactgtgtctcttAAATGCCTGGTGCTTTCAGTCTGGCAGCTGGACACTTCCTTTTTATAAAGCTCTGACCTTACCTGAGCTCTGGGGATAAGCCTTGATCACAGAACTGTTTGGGCTAAACTAAAAATGACTGTATTTCTTGCCATTGTTTATTGTCCACTCAGGCAGAGGTATCATATGATGTAATTTTAATCATGTAGAATATTATACCACCTTCTACATGATCAAACCTTTTTATCTAAACACATCTCTGCAGCTAGTGGGAGAGGTCACAGTGAACCAGCCTGTGACGGCAGAAATGACCATGTTGAACCCTTTACCAGAGCCACTGAAGGACTGCAGCTTTACCATAGAGGGGATCGGCCTCACGGATGGCAAACCTGTAACAGTGAAGTATGTCAACTCAATCAATTTATGCATCAAATACAGGGGtgcaaagtaactaagtacatttactcaagtactgtgctTAAGCATAAATTTGGAACATTATGCATACTGAGTACTTTGAGCTCTTTTACTTTTAGTATTTTAACtaattttgatgctaatacttttgtacttttatttgggtaagattttaaatgcaggatttttactttacattttttatagtgtgatattactacttttactctGGTAAAACATCTGAGTGTTTCATCAACCACTGATTGATTATTTGTTTTGACATTTCTATCACCCAATTCCCATTACAGTTTATTAAGTTAATGGTACAAGATGATGTTAGTGCAAAGTCTGTACAAAACTCAAATGTGCCCAAAATCATAGTTAACTTTTCCCAACAGCCATCAACTTCCTATTGATTCCTATTTAAGtaataaaaaagcaaagttAGTTACAGTTCTGAGATGCCATTCTGTGGTTTGTGTTGCTAATCCATAGTCACAGCTACAGAATGAATTTCTTAAAAGTTAATATGACATTTATACTATGGTGGAAATTTTGTCTTCTTCATGCATATGCTTCCATCGTTTCATTGTTCCTATGTGTTTGCAAGTGTGTGACCTTTGCATTCCCCTTTTGTAAACATCTGACATCATCAAGAGATTTGCACTGACTATAATCTCGCCTTCAGAGACAGTCCACTGACTGTCTAACAGATACAGACGATTACCTAACATGTTATATACTAGATTGCAACAGGTATGTTCTTCTGATGTAATCAAGAGAACATAATTAAGGCAGGAAAGCCCAAGGGAGCTACAATTGATTTTCTCATCTCTCTTGTCGTCTGAGTGTAGGTATAAAGACGCCCTGtattcactgttcagggcacaAACTCTGAGCTCTGAGCCGTCTCTATAGAGAATAAATTCCTGTGCATGAAGCTATTCAGTCTTGTTTGCTGACTCCCAAGCAGATCGGCTAAAAATTGCCACGACAATGCAATGGATGTCAATGCCACACTTACTCTTTTCCTGAGCTGTAGATAAAAGTATAAAGATAAGCAGAAAACAGAAACCTCATCTCAGACATTTTGGCTCACGATGTTGTATATGGTGTACTATTTTTGCAGGATTGGAACTGTGGGCCCCAAACAGGAAGCCAAGGGCACCATCGAGTTCAGTCCCAACTCTGCCGGTCCCACTGTGCTGCTGGTGAACTTTGACAGTGACAAACTGAAGGAAATCAAGAGTTTCATCAATGTTGTTGTGAAAGAATGAGCCAGAACAGAAATCTAACATGAGTGacagcttttttattttgttggttaGTTGGACTGATTTAGGTGGAGATTACAGGGTTGCCCGTTGGGGCTTTATTTTTTCATCCACTGATTATTTTTCATCTATATATTAAACTAGAATGTACTATGCTATTATACTGTTTATGGTTATAGTTTTTGCTTGattaatttcattaaaaacacaatgatcCACATCCTCTAACCATTATGTACAGTACCTCTATTATTAGCTGCAGTAAAATAAGATAATGACATAAACAAATTAACTTTACATATATGATTAATATGGTGTATACATTTTGATATTGTACCATTTAAATGTGACTATAAGGCCACTTGCTGCCAAAGCCGAGTAAAgcaattgtttgtttgtttgttgtttactgcTTTTTAGGAAACACTTTGTTATtcataaggaaaaaaaaaattgctaactataaataaaacatttgaaaaataaaaatgtgttatttgctgtcttgtggtgtgtttgtgtatcagGCGAAGTAAAAAATATACTCAGCAGAGAGACATCACCATCTGCTGGACTTTTTGTGTCACATAATCCCTGACAGTATATTGATGAGCCGCTGATATTACTGACATTTGATTAATTTAGAGAAATAATCATACTTTTTATGGTGAGCAAAGTTAGACATTGTGTAACACTCATTTTCAGGCAAAATGTGGCTACTGTACAGCAGGGGTCACCATGATGATGTTTCTAAATACCTTCAATGACTGCAGTTTGAGACATTATCCTCCAAGAGCCATTCATAACTGTTGGTAATGGTGCCATCTACATATTTTCTTCATGAGATATGTTAAAAACAGAtcaattaaaaaatgcaagtggactacatttaaagaaattaaagcaaatatgtcagtaaaacaTGTGGTCTGTACTGAGATAAGATGAATAGAAACCTGTTCACATAGTTCACATAAAGTAAttaaacagtaatttattttatttatttttttactcttGCACAGAGGCAGAAGAGGGTGGTGACCTCTGGGGCTTCAGCACTGAATCTTCTAGGTTTTTAAAATACCTTCAACTTTGTGTCACTCAGATAATAACATATGTCCTTTTTATTAATTAGGGGCCAggcagcctaagctgccaggaccaTATTGTTATCCtgcaccttcttcttcttctttcaaggaaatcatacttcccatgcgcgaaaaatcaccaaactttgcacaaaggtccagtcccatgccagattgcctcagctaCAAACccaggccaatagtcctgatggtggcgctacagcaagcctctaaagttcaaaatttagaaaattcacaacaaatcaaccatatgtgctacagatttgcaCCAAAATGTAGctccaatactgaagaaacttttgtacatttacacctattgcaaattatgaagtccatcactcttaagttttgttttcaaaaactgtaaaacttcctaaacctatctcctcccacaatttttgctcaattgacaccaaacttgctacagagcatcttcagactgtcctacacaaatgatccacacagatttttgatttatcgaaaattgagcctacagtgcatcaaaatgtttgactgtaaacggcatcttaaacatatacttgcaaattcttgctaaatacattttcaatgttcattaagaaaatgacaacattttggagtcatggtagatgatgtttggaaaatatcagaattttatctcaaaaactgaattttttacagcattttgaatttcgctcTCATGCAAACAATTGGAATCAATGcaaaaattgcatttttaaacatcagtttttcacttatggagccaaaaaaacattgttaaaaacaaattaccaacatctccatgctgtctagatgcaatctgtgtattttcagatttttgtcttaataactgaatatttgacagccgtttgaaatctgcctttacacactaacagctgctgtcttgcacacaggtgactggcttagtcaatttctGAAGCTACATGTGACTTTTCcatttgccaattagctcagtgagatacaggatggttcttggtgttcaacattgtgagttcaagcctcagctcctgcaacatttccatatgagaaatctacccaaacttttcataaaggtccagtcccatgccagatgtcctcaactggaaacacaagacaatagtcctgatggtggcgctatcAGGACTATTCCAAGGGAAAGGCTTTGCACAAGTCCTCCCAGGAGTTCCTGATACTGATAGTTTTAATCGGTCAGTGCTTCTCCTCCGctgtgagagcagcagcaacaggtgACACACTGTGTCCTTTCTTTTTGCTTTACAGAAACCTCCCTTGAGATAAGTGGAAGTccttgtttgttattttattcatttatttgtattttaaggGTATTTTGCTTTTGTAAGATAGTGGATAGGATATAAGGTGAGAGAGATGGCACGATATGCAACAAAGGTCCCAGGCCAGAATCAGACCAGGGGCATTATGATTATGTGATGAGCATTTTAAACCCTTTGGCCACTGGGATGGTTAAAATTAATATCTTTATTGCTTATATATTTACTTAGTTTTAGCTTAGTACTCTATTTGAACTGAGTTAAGCAGATCAGTGGACTTGCGTGTCTGtattttgacagttttttttgttgttattttctgaTTCTTTTCTCAGGAGAaatgttttttcccctctttcacTGTTCAaaggaaaggtcaaaggtcacgggGCCAGTTAGTAGTCAACAAACTGACAAACTGAAAATCTGTTATTGGTGGAGTAACAGTAGCACTGTTGTAGTTTGATGCAAAGACATTTATTTAGCTAGCAGTCAGGTGGATCTTCATTACTCCACTTCATCATCCTCCACAGAGAATTGCAGGTTGTGATGAGGGGCAGCGTACTTGGCCAGGTTGGGGATTCCATACACCACGCAGCAGCCCAGGCCGCTGCGGGAGATCCCCATGTCACAGATATCAGACCACTCACCGGTGTTGACATCATAGCGCTCAACGTTAGGGATGGTGGTGAGGCCGTTGTAGCCcccgaccacaaagagactgtCATCGATCACTTCGATGCCAAAGTTAGTGCGGGTGCTGCTCATCATGGAGGGCACAGTGTGCCAGGTGTCAGTGCTGGCGTTGTAGGCCTCGGCAGTGCGCAGACGAGTATTTCCACTGAAACCGCCAACCTTTAAGagaaaagttaaaaatgaaatcaaattagTCTCTTGGAATAAATCATGTGATTTGTTTGCTTGGCtttgtttgtgaataaatactTTGGAATTAatattgcacaagagtgaatgaatcaTCAACGACTGTGTCATTTGTCCCTTAATTTCctgtgatttaatgtaaattgagtcacattatttaacataattaataattattattcattatttctGATAGCCATTTTGATACTTTGAGTGATGAGTTCCCAATAAATGGTGACCCACTGTGAGGCCTGGTCCCAACACTGTAACACGGGTATCAACAGGTTTTAGGATTTGCACAAATATTGTAATGTCTTTTCAAGAAGATGGTGGAAGGACTCAAAGAGGGAGGTTATATGGCACAGTCCAATAAGTCCACCCCCAGTAGGAAACTTAGAAGAAAACCCTATTTTGATGTATAGGAGCAAAACGGCACAGGCGACTacagctgttccacttttccatattttgacgtgataaTCAAAAGGATAGGGCACAGTAATTAGGgtatgcacagctgcatgtaaatgaGAAATTAGTGGagtattcattttcattagccatgtgtacagcttagtaggaatattgtcttttttgtaaAGGTCAAAAAACAGAATCTTTTGGAAATTCTGATAATATGTAGCTATTTACATTGAGAAATTTCCTGCCAGAAAATGATAAGAATTATCTGCACAAAGTTTTATTTAATGCAGCGTTGTGTCTCACAtttaaatgaagaaaacaaaacatggaaaCTGTCCATTGAAACctagacaaaaacaaatctttgTGAGTTCTCAAAGAAAAACTGCATCTATTCAGTGTGTTCTTGTATATAGGACAGCAActtacaattattttcattattgatcaATCTACtgattgtttatttttcttcaacTGATAGTTAAGTCTGTAAATGTCTTGggtgtgttttaaatgtcttctgtgtgtgtgtaaagctgGTGTTGAGCCCTGTCGAAGACAAATTTCTGTTGCCTTTTGGTTCCAGACAAAAAagttttctattctattctaaatATAAGAAAATTCTGCATAATGACCATTACAATATCCTAAAGCACAAGTTGACATTCAGATGTTTGTTGCTGATTGTTGTTGATCCGACCAACActccaaaaccccaaaatattcaggaaaacaaagaaaaacagcaaaccaTCTCTACTGAGAGTaattgtctctgtgtttctgtgtatcaGCAGTGTTCAATGTGCTTACCACATAGACACGGTCTGCATAGGCGATGACCCCAGCTCCACTGCGCCTTTCACCCATGTTAGCGATCAGTGTCCACTGGTTGGTCTCTGGGTTGTAACATTCAGCTGTTGACAGGCACTCATTCCCATTGAAACCACCGCAAATGTACACCTGGAGAAAATTAAAGAGGTAATATGTCATCTTTTGAAGACTTTCACTGAAGACAAGTATGCAAAAACATTAACTGAATGTCTCGTACAAAATGGGTTTTCTAGACTTATATTCCACACCATTAGGGGAACGGACCAGCCAGTAGCCAGATTAGCCAGAGAAACAAAAGAGGCAATTCTGCATAATGTGATGCTAAATTTTGGATTGGTAATGCTGCCTTTTGCACCATCATTTGGTTCCCACCCTTTTCTCTTTAAGGGACTCATTTTCTATCATAGAGTAAACTGACAACCAGTGACAGACATCATAGATAattcatattatattcaatgcaATATCATAACAGAACGACTAATAAACTGTACAATAA harbors:
- the LOC125892209 gene encoding protein-glutamine gamma-glutamyltransferase 2-like, with translation MSQVLDIEHCDLNIKSNSSSHHTHLYEEERLIVRRGQPFSITLHLKPGSKKFTPGETSFALIVETGPLPRKESDTKVTFGLSDSTLDSDWSASATNDPSGYTVSVSISSSSSAPIGVYSLTLEQEGQTTSLGQFTLLFNAWCSRDAVYMRSETKKQEYVLAQHGQVYRGTYKRIKGKPWNFGQFERGILDICLKLLDENPKFVSDADKDCSARSDPVYVTRVLSAMINSNDDDGVLVGNWGEITDGVHPGTWIGSADILYQWAESGPVRYGQCWVFAALACTVSRALGIPCRVVTNFGSAHDTDANLIIENLYDEDGVRIPGGDSIWNFHVWVDSWMARPDLGSEFDGWQASDPTPQETSDGVFCCGPCPVKAIREGELTKEYDAPFIFAEVNADVVELVQLTNGEFVRFSGSTKSVGRNISTKTVGSDERHDITHQYKYPEGSKEERRVYEKAKHHNKLQQRGEEPGLHIKIKLADNMIVGADFEVHAILTNNCFDTRTCTFLFLAKAVTYNGKEGDCCGITSDKVEVPSGGEKRLSLRLEYDRYGPAITSDRLIQLSAITIDKQITNYHKVEKTIVLDEPDLEIKLVGEVTVNQPVTAEMTMLNPLPEPLKDCSFTIEGIGLTDGKPVTVKIGTVGPKQEAKGTIEFSPNSAGPTVLLVNFDSDKLKEIKSFINVVVKE